Proteins encoded together in one Benincasa hispida cultivar B227 chromosome 1, ASM972705v1, whole genome shotgun sequence window:
- the LOC120092787 gene encoding uncharacterized protein LOC120092787, with protein sequence MSRSTKVVTKTTMGEGKKKEKKVSWRSRSSLGGYIREQKGRLYIIRSCIVMLLCWHD encoded by the coding sequence ATGAGTAGAAGCACTAAAGTTGTTACAAAAACCACCATGGGAGAAGgcaagaagaaggagaagaaagttTCATGGAGATCAAGATCATCTCTTGGAGGTTATATTAGAGAGCAAAAAGGAAGACTTTACATTATTCGAAGTTGCATCGTAATGCTTCTTTGTTGGCACGACTGA